Proteins encoded in a region of the Suncus etruscus isolate mSunEtr1 chromosome 1, mSunEtr1.pri.cur, whole genome shotgun sequence genome:
- the KCNJ16 gene encoding inward rectifier potassium channel 16: protein MSYYSSNYPIINVDAKYPGYPPEHVIAEKRRARRRLLHKDGSCNVYFKHIFGEWGSYVVDIFTTLVDTKWRHMFVIFSLSYVLSWLIFGSIFWLIAFHHGDLKNDPAITPCVDNVHSFTGAFLFSLETQTTIGYGYRCVTEECSIAVLMVILQSILSCIINTFIIGAALAKMATARKRAQTIRFSYFALIGMRDGKLCLMWRIGDFRPNHVVEGTVRAQLLRYTEDSEGRMTMAFKDLKLVNDQIILVTPVTIVHEIDHESPLYALDRKAVAKDNFEILVTFIYTGDSTGTSHQSRSSYVPREILWGHRFNDVLEVKRKYYKVNCLQFEGSVEVYAPFCSAKQLDWKDQQLLHNMEKGPTLRGSGASDTKARKRSFSAVAIVSSCENPEETATCVTDDCKEAPYQKALLTLNRISVESQM from the coding sequence ATGAGTTATTACAGTAGCAACTATCCCATCATCAATGTGGACGCCAAATACCCAGGATACCCACCAGAGCACGTTATAGCGGAGAAGAGAAGGGCAAGAAGGCGTCTGCTTCACAAAGATGGCAGCTGTAATGTATACTTCAAGCACATTTTTGGAGAATGGGGGAGCTACGTGGTGGATATTTTTACCACGCTCGTTGACACCAAATGGCGCCATATGTTTGTGATATTTTCTTTGTCTTATGTGCTCTCCTGGTTGATATTTGGTTCTATCTTTTGGCTGATTGCTTTTCATCACGGGGATCTGAAAAATGATCCAGCTATCACTCCTTGTGTGGACAACGTCCATTCCTTCACAGGagcctttctattttctctggagaCCCAAACTACCATTGGTTATGGTTACCGCTGTGTCACGGAGGAGTGTTCCATTGCGGTACTCATGGTGATCTTACAGTCCATTTTAAGCTGCATCATCAATACCTTCATCATTGGAGCAGCCTTGGCCAAAATGGCAACTGCACGGAAAAGGGCCCAGACCATTCGGTTCAGCTATTTTGCACTCATAGGCATGCGAGATGGGAAGCTTTGTCTTATGTGGCGGATAGGGGATTTTCGACCAAACCATGTGGTAGAAGGCACAGTCCGAGCCCAACTTCTCCGTTATACAGAAGACAGTGAAGGAAGGATGACAATGGCGTTTAAAGACCTGAAGTTGGTCAATGACCAGATCATCCTGGTGACCCCAGTAACAATTGTTCATGAAATCGATCATGAGAGCCCATTGTATGCTCTTGACCGAAAAGCTGTGGCCAAAGATAACTTTGAGATTTTGGTGACATTTATCTACACTGGTGATTCGACGGGGACATCCCACCAATCCAGGAGTTCCTATGTACCGCGGGAAATTCTCTGGGGCCATCGATTTAACGATGTCTTGGAGGTAAAGAGAAAGTACTACAAGGTGAACTGCTTACAGTTCGAGGGGAGTGTGGAAGTCTATGCTCCCTTTTGCAGTGCCAAACAATTGGACTGGAAAGATCAGCAGCTTCTTCACAATATGGAAAAAGGCCCAACACTTCGAGGATCTGGGGCCTCAGACACCAAGGCCAGAAAAAGGTCTTTTAGTGCAGTTGCCATTGTCAGCAGTTGTGAAAACCCAGAGGAGACTGCCACCTGTGTGACAGATGACTGTAAGGAAGCCCCTTACCAGAAGGCTCTTCTGACTTTAAATAGGATCTCAGTAGAATCCCAAATGTAG